In Lacrimispora indolis DSM 755, a genomic segment contains:
- a CDS encoding MATE family efflux transporter: MNKKIDLLRGHIFTSLTGLALPIMVTALVQMAYSLTDMAWIGLVGSPAVAAVGAGGMYVWLSQGVVALAKMGGQVKVAHSLGRGDKEDAAVFASGALQMGFLFAFLYGAVSFFGAKPLIGFFGLNDISVVHNAQVYLKITCGLIIFSFLNVIITGIMTAMGDSRTPLFANFIGLVLNMVLDPVLIFGIGPIKGSGVAGAAIATVMAQAVVTLVFFMVIKKDRLLFDKVKVFHKVSWDHMKAMIQIGFPASVQNLIYTSISMVLTRFVTGFGDTAVAVLRVGGQIESISWMTADGFAAAINSFVGQNYGAGQYGRVKKGYFTATGVMFVWGLFCTALLIGLPEQIFGLFIHEAEVIPMGIRYLVILGLCQMFMCIELTTVGALSGLGKTLLCSVLSVVFTSARIPLAMILSGTALGLDGVWWAFTISSIIKGILFFFSFLIVVRRLPQDEHRTRMEAGLE, encoded by the coding sequence ATGAATAAAAAAATTGATTTATTAAGGGGACATATATTTACCTCCCTTACCGGACTGGCTCTTCCTATCATGGTTACAGCCCTGGTTCAGATGGCTTACAGCCTGACTGATATGGCGTGGATCGGGCTGGTAGGTTCCCCGGCTGTTGCGGCGGTGGGAGCAGGAGGCATGTATGTCTGGCTTTCCCAGGGCGTTGTGGCCCTTGCAAAAATGGGCGGCCAGGTAAAGGTAGCCCACTCCCTTGGAAGGGGTGATAAGGAAGACGCGGCAGTTTTCGCTTCCGGTGCACTCCAAATGGGCTTTTTGTTTGCGTTTCTTTATGGCGCTGTGTCGTTTTTCGGAGCAAAGCCATTGATCGGTTTTTTTGGTCTGAATGATATTTCTGTGGTACATAATGCCCAGGTTTATTTGAAGATCACCTGCGGCTTGATTATATTTTCCTTTCTGAACGTGATTATTACCGGGATCATGACAGCCATGGGGGACAGCCGGACGCCGCTGTTCGCTAACTTTATCGGCCTGGTTTTGAATATGGTTCTGGATCCTGTCCTGATCTTTGGAATAGGTCCGATAAAAGGTTCCGGGGTGGCAGGAGCTGCCATTGCAACAGTTATGGCTCAGGCAGTTGTGACCCTGGTGTTTTTTATGGTCATAAAAAAGGACCGGCTGCTGTTTGATAAAGTGAAGGTGTTCCATAAAGTTTCCTGGGATCATATGAAGGCAATGATACAGATAGGATTTCCTGCTTCCGTGCAAAACTTAATCTATACCAGCATTTCCATGGTCCTGACCAGGTTTGTGACCGGGTTTGGTGATACGGCTGTGGCGGTTTTGCGCGTAGGCGGGCAGATCGAATCCATATCCTGGATGACGGCAGATGGATTTGCAGCCGCCATTAATTCTTTTGTCGGGCAAAATTATGGAGCAGGACAATATGGAAGAGTAAAAAAGGGCTATTTTACGGCGACAGGAGTCATGTTTGTCTGGGGATTGTTCTGCACGGCCCTTTTGATCGGTCTTCCGGAGCAGATCTTCGGATTATTCATCCATGAAGCAGAGGTCATTCCAATGGGGATTCGCTATCTGGTGATCCTTGGACTTTGTCAGATGTTCATGTGCATAGAACTGACGACCGTAGGAGCTCTCTCCGGCCTTGGAAAGACTCTTCTCTGCTCAGTCCTCAGCGTTGTATTTACTTCTGCCAGGATCCCTCTTGCCATGATTTTAAGCGGTACTGCCCTTGGGCTTGACGGAGTCTGGTGGGCATTTACTATTTCAAGCATTATCAAAGGAATCTTATTCTTTTTTTCTTTTCTCATTGTGGTGAGAAGACTGCCCCAGGATGAACATCGGACCCGGATGGAAGCGGGGCTTGAATAA
- a CDS encoding dihydrofolate reductase: MNIIVAVDKNWAIGNQGQLLVSIPEDKKLFRDETMGKVIVMGRKTLESLPGKQPLYGRTNIVLTKNPDYKVKGAVVCHSLSEAMEELGKYPEEDCFIIGGQSIYEQFLPYCNTAHVTYIDYRYSADTYFPNLDQDPSWEMAAESDEQTYFDLCYTFRMYQRKV, from the coding sequence ATGAACATTATCGTTGCAGTGGATAAAAACTGGGCTATCGGCAATCAGGGCCAGCTTCTTGTTTCCATCCCGGAGGATAAAAAGCTGTTCCGGGACGAAACCATGGGAAAGGTGATCGTCATGGGTCGAAAGACCCTGGAGAGCCTTCCCGGAAAACAGCCGCTCTATGGAAGGACCAACATCGTGTTGACTAAGAATCCGGATTACAAAGTAAAGGGAGCGGTCGTCTGCCACAGCCTTTCAGAGGCAATGGAAGAGCTTGGCAAATATCCTGAGGAGGATTGTTTTATCATAGGCGGACAAAGCATTTATGAGCAGTTCCTTCCATATTGTAATACAGCCCATGTGACTTATATTGACTATAGGTACAGCGCTGACACCTATTTCCCCAATTTAGATCAGGATCCTTCATGGGAAATGGCGGCGGAGAGCGATGAACAGACTTATTTTGATTTATGCTATACATTCCGAATGTATCAGAGGAAAGTTTGA
- a CDS encoding chloride channel protein, producing the protein MLEEKLTKYKELLVLGICGVVIGIVVGALDTGFGKVLLFVTELRERYFIPLIIFLPAAGVLAVRLYRWDEGKCIKGMGLIFQVGHGDEDRIPLRLIPLTVLGTWITHLFGGSAGREGVAVQIGATFSHWVGRKIKVKNSSRIFLVTGMAAGFAGLFETPIAACFFALEVLTAGTLEYSALFPAIAASFTASTVSKALELEKFHYDLSAKLPLDAPFVVKLIIIGILFGLVGSMFAHGLAVMKSKLGKIFPDPVIKAVIIGSLLAMLFILLGMGRYSGLGTNLISDGFHGGHISSWDWILKLILTIITIAAGFQGGEVTPLFAIGTSLGAAIAGVLGLPVEFVAAMGYAAVFGSATNTLLAPVFIGAEIFGYSYMPYFFMVCSVAYLCNGDRSIYTAQKKLYNIRLLDK; encoded by the coding sequence ATGCTGGAAGAAAAACTGACAAAGTATAAGGAATTGCTGGTTTTAGGAATTTGCGGAGTTGTGATCGGCATTGTTGTGGGAGCATTGGATACAGGTTTTGGCAAGGTTCTGCTTTTTGTGACAGAATTGCGGGAAAGATATTTTATTCCTCTGATCATTTTTCTTCCTGCAGCAGGGGTCCTGGCAGTCAGATTGTATCGCTGGGATGAGGGGAAATGCATAAAGGGGATGGGATTGATTTTTCAGGTCGGTCATGGGGACGAAGACAGAATCCCTTTGCGGCTGATCCCGTTAACAGTTTTAGGCACCTGGATCACTCATTTATTCGGCGGAAGCGCAGGGAGAGAAGGGGTAGCCGTACAGATCGGAGCTACATTTTCCCACTGGGTCGGCCGTAAAATAAAGGTGAAAAACAGCTCCAGGATCTTTTTAGTCACAGGTATGGCAGCAGGTTTTGCAGGTTTATTTGAAACGCCTATAGCCGCTTGTTTTTTTGCATTGGAGGTTTTAACAGCTGGTACCTTGGAATATTCCGCCCTGTTTCCGGCCATAGCCGCTTCCTTTACGGCCAGTACGGTTTCAAAGGCGCTGGAATTGGAAAAGTTCCATTATGACCTTAGTGCAAAGCTTCCGTTGGATGCTCCCTTTGTGGTGAAACTGATTATCATAGGCATCTTGTTTGGTCTGGTGGGATCAATGTTTGCACACGGTCTGGCAGTTATGAAAAGTAAGCTTGGGAAAATCTTCCCGGACCCGGTTATAAAGGCAGTCATAATCGGCAGCCTTTTGGCAATGCTGTTTATTCTTCTTGGAATGGGAAGATATTCCGGTCTGGGTACGAATTTAATTTCAGACGGCTTTCATGGAGGGCATATCAGTAGCTGGGACTGGATTTTAAAGCTCATTCTGACCATCATCACCATTGCGGCAGGGTTTCAGGGAGGAGAGGTCACTCCTCTGTTTGCCATAGGAACAAGCCTGGGGGCGGCCATTGCAGGAGTCCTTGGATTGCCTGTTGAATTTGTTGCTGCCATGGGGTATGCGGCAGTTTTCGGAAGCGCTACAAACACTCTTTTAGCGCCTGTTTTTATCGGGGCTGAGATTTTCGGCTACTCTTATATGCCGTATTTTTTTATGGTCTGTAGCGTTGCCTATCTATGCAATGGAGACAGATCCATTTATACGGCTCAAAAGAAATTGTACAACATAAGACTTCTTGACAAATAA
- a CDS encoding AAA family ATPase — translation MKPLQLTMSAFGSYGEKETVDFEKIGHGIFLITGDTGAGKTTVFDAVTFALFGETSGQKREPSMMRSQYGAEDQETYVSLKFSQGGEAYEITRSPSYTRISKRKNKNGEYTAVPVPAKASLLLPDGSEYAGSLRDINLKIQEIVGVDQNQFSQIAMIAQGDYLRLLHASSRERKEIFSRIFNTGIYSRIQMKLKEQNNLLYDSLEDNRKMCFHELENVELLDESFYREPWQELLAFKETRTEEIQNLLGSILEEIREMEQKLFKERDHKVKLLSQVEGRLSRAQEVNRLFDGLMQAKEHLDLLEGRKDQWLELTERLKEAVRAERASGLENQYLDKKQEYEMAVRRAGQLVKELEDITLALSFAEKEAKETREASAGEVPELSVLIARLQEAKPLYQQWRVIEKTSYERKREEEEAEKCLHNVEAELSRLKERLSASETRQEQAEKKAGNLPEIRQKKAELFERQQAMETLENAVREEEAAGIKKEKSQEAALLAQREYEQAERDYNARFQEFLALQAGIMARELTEGKPCPVCGSVHHPMKAELTAGAVTQEEVEQAKANRNQAEERRSQTAQAAVRALEAFRHQKELVEGEEEKWFGASFPQDQLKALLSEERNRAGTLFRGAEKEEQEALDADRLLKNILEERKADRGRLEELEVYKEKAMKDWQQKQVNKAAVLAEADHVKKLLPYPEEERAVKELERFQKRKEELLLAEEHAEKRFRIISEKEKEGKGRLASEKENREMRRLAMEQAYHAFQSALDTLGFSGEEDYRRARQSPETVRQWEQETGNYEKELLKARTVYGQYEEQTKGRERIETEQWKEQAEALKEEQRQLQAREARVTAIGSRAFQAAENLRRLWREREQLEETYRLYHTLFQTANGKMAGTASLDFQTYVQRQYFNQMIHAANKRLDVMTDGQFLLQCRDLETLGKQGEVGLDLDVYTMATDKVRDVKTLSGGESFMAALAMALGMADIIQSTAGNVSMDALFIDEGFGSLDEESRLKAVRILQELAGERRLIGIISHVTELKEQIGKKLVVKKTEKGSRILWDMDTLPMEQLKT, via the coding sequence ATGAAACCATTGCAGTTGACCATGTCCGCTTTTGGTTCCTATGGGGAAAAGGAAACCGTGGATTTTGAGAAGATCGGCCATGGCATTTTCCTCATTACCGGAGATACGGGTGCAGGAAAGACCACTGTTTTTGATGCTGTAACTTTTGCCCTGTTCGGAGAAACCAGCGGACAGAAGCGGGAGCCTTCCATGATGCGCAGCCAGTATGGGGCAGAAGATCAGGAAACCTATGTTTCCCTGAAATTCTCTCAGGGGGGAGAAGCTTATGAAATCACCAGAAGCCCTTCCTATACAAGGATCAGTAAACGGAAGAATAAAAACGGGGAATATACAGCCGTTCCGGTTCCTGCTAAGGCTTCTCTTCTTTTGCCTGATGGGTCGGAATATGCAGGCAGCCTTCGGGATATCAACTTAAAGATCCAGGAGATCGTGGGCGTGGACCAGAACCAGTTTTCTCAAATCGCCATGATCGCCCAGGGAGATTATTTAAGGCTTCTTCATGCCTCCTCCAGGGAGCGGAAGGAGATTTTTTCCAGGATTTTCAACACTGGAATCTACAGCCGTATCCAGATGAAATTAAAAGAGCAGAACAACCTGCTTTATGACAGCCTGGAAGACAATCGTAAGATGTGCTTCCATGAGCTTGAGAATGTGGAGCTATTAGATGAAAGCTTTTACAGGGAACCATGGCAGGAGCTTTTGGCTTTTAAGGAAACAAGGACAGAAGAAATCCAGAACTTATTAGGCTCTATCCTGGAAGAAATAAGGGAGATGGAGCAAAAGCTTTTTAAGGAGCGGGATCATAAAGTCAAGCTTCTTTCCCAGGTAGAAGGGCGATTAAGCAGGGCCCAGGAGGTAAACCGCCTTTTTGACGGCCTGATGCAGGCAAAGGAACATCTGGATCTTTTGGAAGGCAGGAAGGACCAATGGCTGGAGCTGACGGAACGGTTAAAGGAAGCTGTCCGGGCGGAAAGGGCGAGTGGTCTGGAAAACCAGTATCTGGATAAAAAACAGGAATATGAAATGGCTGTAAGGAGAGCAGGGCAGCTTGTAAAGGAATTGGAAGATATAACCCTTGCTCTCTCTTTTGCTGAAAAAGAGGCAAAGGAAACCAGGGAGGCATCCGCTGGCGAAGTTCCGGAATTGTCGGTTCTCATTGCCCGGCTGCAGGAGGCCAAACCTCTTTATCAACAGTGGAGGGTAATAGAAAAGACTTCTTATGAAAGGAAAAGAGAGGAAGAGGAAGCGGAGAAATGCCTTCACAACGTGGAAGCTGAGCTGTCCCGGTTAAAGGAACGGCTTTCAGCAAGCGAGACAAGGCAGGAGCAGGCGGAGAAGAAGGCAGGGAATCTGCCGGAAATCAGGCAGAAGAAGGCAGAACTTTTCGAGAGGCAGCAGGCAATGGAAACCCTTGAGAATGCGGTCAGGGAAGAAGAGGCAGCAGGAATAAAAAAAGAAAAATCCCAGGAAGCAGCTCTTTTGGCCCAAAGGGAATATGAACAGGCTGAAAGAGATTACAATGCCAGGTTTCAGGAATTTCTGGCATTGCAGGCCGGAATCATGGCCAGGGAGCTGACAGAGGGGAAGCCCTGTCCTGTCTGCGGTTCCGTTCATCACCCCATGAAAGCGGAGTTAACTGCGGGCGCTGTCACCCAGGAAGAGGTGGAACAGGCAAAGGCGAACAGAAATCAGGCGGAGGAACGGCGTTCCCAAACCGCCCAGGCTGCCGTCAGGGCGCTGGAAGCCTTTCGCCACCAGAAAGAGCTTGTGGAGGGAGAGGAAGAAAAATGGTTTGGAGCGTCCTTTCCTCAGGATCAGCTGAAAGCTCTCCTGTCTGAAGAAAGGAACCGGGCCGGCACGCTTTTTAGGGGAGCAGAGAAGGAAGAACAGGAGGCATTGGATGCAGACCGCCTTTTAAAGAATATCCTGGAAGAGAGAAAGGCGGACCGGGGCAGACTTGAGGAGCTGGAAGTTTATAAGGAAAAAGCAATGAAGGACTGGCAGCAGAAACAGGTGAATAAAGCAGCTGTTCTGGCGGAAGCTGATCATGTGAAGAAACTTCTTCCATACCCTGAGGAGGAGAGAGCCGTAAAAGAACTGGAGCGCTTCCAGAAAAGAAAGGAAGAGCTTTTATTGGCAGAGGAGCATGCGGAAAAACGGTTTCGGATCATTTCGGAAAAGGAAAAGGAAGGAAAGGGCCGTCTGGCCTCGGAAAAGGAAAACCGGGAGATGCGCAGGCTTGCCATGGAACAGGCGTATCATGCCTTTCAGTCTGCTTTGGATACCCTGGGCTTTTCCGGGGAAGAGGATTACCGCAGGGCAAGACAGTCCCCGGAAACTGTGAGGCAGTGGGAGCAGGAAACCGGGAATTACGAAAAGGAGCTGTTAAAGGCCCGCACTGTTTACGGCCAGTATGAGGAGCAGACCAAGGGGCGTGAACGGATAGAAACAGAGCAGTGGAAGGAACAGGCTGAAGCTCTTAAAGAGGAACAAAGGCAGTTGCAGGCCAGGGAAGCCAGGGTTACAGCTATTGGCAGCAGGGCGTTTCAGGCAGCTGAAAATTTAAGGCGGCTGTGGAGAGAAAGAGAACAGCTGGAAGAAACGTACCGGCTGTACCATACCTTATTCCAGACCGCCAATGGGAAAATGGCGGGCACCGCCAGCCTGGATTTTCAGACTTACGTCCAAAGACAGTATTTTAACCAGATGATCCATGCGGCAAACAAACGGCTGGATGTCATGACAGACGGCCAGTTTTTGCTTCAGTGCAGGGATTTGGAGACCCTTGGAAAACAGGGAGAGGTGGGCCTGGATCTGGATGTATACACCATGGCAACGGATAAGGTGCGGGATGTAAAAACTCTTTCAGGCGGAGAATCCTTTATGGCGGCTCTTGCCATGGCCCTTGGCATGGCAGATATCATTCAGAGCACTGCAGGAAATGTTAGCATGGATGCCCTTTTCATTGATGAAGGCTTTGGTTCCCTGGATGAGGAATCCAGGCTTAAGGCGGTCCGCATCCTTCAGGAACTGGCAGGAGAACGAAGGCTGATCGGAATCATTTCCCATGTGACAGAGCTAAAGGAACAGATCGGAAAGAAGCTGGTGGTGAAAAAGACGGAAAAAGGAAGCAGGATTTTATGGGATATGGATACCCTTCCAATGGAACAATTAAAAACTTGA
- a CDS encoding exonuclease SbcCD subunit D, producing the protein MKIFHLSDLHIGKQLIGYSLKENQEAVLKQIVDYAAVHHPDAVLICGDIYDKTAPSGEAYTMFGNFLEALSGIKPKVSVLIIAGNHDSPERLSYAGAFLERHHIHLSAFPPKSPEEHIKKVVLLDENGPVNFYFLPFLKPGYVRQLFPENQPEGYESAVKAVLERETIDTGERNILLSHQFYAAGNKDPETCESEQAVIMAGGLDRIDSDILSAFDYVALGHLHGSQKVGRAMVRYCGTPYKYSVSEENHKKSITVVNLGKKGEEPELEFLPLCGIQDVRRERGNLSEILKRATEENRHDFVSVTLTDEEDPYRVRERLEEVFDHLLELRVDNERTRQKRLEEGDTVPVLKPLEAFKQFFKAVRGTDMTKEEEKAMERIVQEAKEEEGL; encoded by the coding sequence ATGAAGATTTTTCATTTGTCTGATCTGCATATCGGAAAACAGTTAATCGGTTACAGCCTAAAAGAGAATCAGGAAGCAGTCTTAAAGCAGATCGTGGATTATGCGGCAGTCCATCATCCGGATGCAGTCTTGATCTGCGGTGATATTTATGATAAAACGGCGCCTTCCGGGGAGGCCTATACGATGTTCGGAAATTTCCTGGAAGCTCTTTCCGGGATAAAGCCTAAAGTTTCTGTCCTGATCATTGCCGGAAACCACGATTCGCCGGAACGTCTGTCTTATGCCGGAGCCTTTCTGGAACGGCATCACATCCATTTATCTGCGTTCCCTCCCAAAAGCCCGGAAGAGCACATAAAAAAGGTGGTATTGCTGGATGAAAACGGCCCGGTAAATTTCTACTTTCTTCCCTTTTTAAAACCAGGGTATGTAAGGCAGCTTTTTCCGGAGAACCAGCCGGAGGGATACGAAAGCGCCGTAAAGGCTGTTTTGGAAAGGGAAACCATTGATACGGGTGAGAGAAATATCCTTTTATCCCATCAATTTTATGCAGCAGGAAATAAGGATCCGGAAACCTGTGAATCAGAGCAGGCAGTTATCATGGCAGGAGGCTTGGACCGGATAGATTCTGACATTCTTTCAGCCTTTGATTACGTTGCCCTTGGCCATCTTCACGGTTCCCAGAAAGTAGGAAGAGCCATGGTCCGGTATTGCGGGACTCCCTATAAATATTCCGTCAGCGAGGAAAACCATAAAAAATCCATTACAGTGGTAAATCTGGGGAAAAAGGGAGAGGAGCCGGAACTGGAGTTTCTCCCTCTTTGTGGAATTCAGGATGTAAGGCGGGAAAGGGGAAACTTATCTGAAATCCTGAAAAGGGCAACGGAAGAAAACCGCCATGATTTTGTCAGCGTTACACTCACCGATGAGGAAGACCCTTACCGGGTCAGAGAGCGTTTAGAAGAGGTTTTTGACCATTTGCTGGAGCTTCGGGTGGACAACGAGCGGACCAGGCAAAAGCGTCTGGAAGAGGGAGATACGGTGCCTGTCCTTAAGCCCCTGGAGGCATTTAAGCAGTTTTTCAAGGCGGTAAGAGGCACAGACATGACAAAAGAGGAAGAAAAAGCCATGGAGCGGATCGTACAGGAAGCAAAGGAGGAAGAGGGATTATGA
- the gltA gene encoding NADPH-dependent glutamate synthase gives MDVLKKVPVREQDPKVRATNFEEVCLGYNEEEAKEEASRCIQCKNPKCVAGCPVSINIPGFIKEVEDGNHEEAAKIIAQSSALPAVCGRVCPQESQCEGRCIRGIKGEPISIGKLERFVADWSREHGFVPAAPETTNGKKVAVIGSGPSGLTCAGDLAKLGYEVTIFEALHEPGGVLTYGIPEFRLPKEGVVQPEIDNVRKLGVKIETNVIVGKSVTIDELLDEEGFQAIFIGSGAGLPMFMGIPGENANGVFSANEYLTRSNLMKAFRSDYDTPIVAGKKVAVVGGGNVAMDAARTALRLGAEVHVVYRRSEAELPARVEEVHHAKEEGIIFDLLTNPLEILTDEKGWVNGMKCIRMELGEPDASGRRRPVEIEGSEFIIDVDTVIMSLGTSPNPLISNTTKGLDINKRKCIIAEESTGKTSKEGVYAGGDAVTGAATVILAMEAGRAGARGIHEYLSSKE, from the coding sequence ATGGATGTATTAAAGAAAGTACCAGTAAGAGAACAGGACCCAAAGGTAAGAGCGACGAACTTTGAAGAGGTTTGTCTTGGATATAATGAGGAAGAGGCAAAGGAAGAAGCCAGCCGCTGCATTCAGTGTAAGAACCCGAAGTGTGTAGCAGGCTGTCCGGTATCCATCAATATTCCAGGCTTTATTAAGGAAGTGGAAGACGGAAATCACGAAGAGGCAGCTAAGATCATTGCCCAGTCCTCCGCACTTCCGGCAGTCTGTGGCCGTGTGTGTCCACAGGAGAGCCAGTGCGAAGGCCGGTGCATCCGCGGAATCAAGGGAGAGCCTATTTCCATCGGAAAACTGGAGCGTTTTGTGGCAGACTGGTCCAGAGAGCACGGTTTTGTACCCGCTGCCCCGGAAACGACCAATGGCAAGAAGGTAGCTGTCATCGGTTCCGGTCCTTCCGGACTGACCTGCGCCGGAGACTTAGCGAAGCTTGGCTATGAGGTTACCATTTTTGAAGCCCTTCATGAGCCGGGCGGCGTACTGACCTACGGCATACCTGAGTTCCGTCTTCCAAAGGAAGGTGTGGTTCAGCCGGAAATTGACAACGTAAGAAAGCTTGGCGTTAAGATCGAGACCAATGTGATCGTGGGCAAGTCCGTGACCATTGATGAGCTTTTAGATGAAGAAGGCTTCCAGGCGATATTCATCGGCTCAGGAGCAGGTCTTCCCATGTTTATGGGAATTCCGGGAGAGAATGCCAACGGCGTATTCTCTGCCAACGAATATTTAACAAGAAGCAATCTGATGAAGGCGTTCCGAAGTGATTATGATACCCCCATCGTTGCAGGCAAAAAGGTAGCAGTCGTAGGCGGCGGAAACGTTGCCATGGATGCGGCCAGGACAGCCCTTCGTCTCGGTGCGGAGGTACATGTTGTCTATAGAAGAAGTGAGGCAGAGCTTCCTGCAAGAGTGGAAGAGGTTCATCACGCAAAAGAAGAAGGCATCATTTTTGACCTTTTAACCAACCCGTTAGAGATCCTTACGGATGAAAAGGGCTGGGTAAATGGAATGAAATGCATCAGAATGGAGCTTGGTGAGCCGGATGCTTCCGGCAGAAGAAGACCTGTGGAGATAGAAGGGTCTGAATTCATCATTGATGTGGATACGGTTATCATGTCTTTGGGAACCTCACCAAATCCGCTTATATCCAATACAACAAAGGGACTGGATATCAACAAGCGCAAATGCATCATTGCTGAGGAATCTACAGGAAAGACCAGCAAGGAAGGTGTTTATGCCGGAGGAGATGCGGTTACAGGAGCTGCAACCGTGATTCTGGCTATGGAAGCCGGACGTGCTGGAGCAAGAGGGATTCACGAATATCTTTCTTCAAAGGAATAA
- a CDS encoding sulfide/dihydroorotate dehydrogenase-like FAD/NAD-binding protein: protein MYKILKAEMLADKIYLMDVEAHRIAKACQPGEFVIVKMDDRGERIPLTICDYDREKGSITIVFQTVGASTEKMAELKTGDSFADVVGPLGNASEFVHDDIEELKKKKYLFVAGGVGTAPVYPQVKWMREHGIDVDVIMGAKTKDLLILEDAMREQAGNLYVTTDDGSYERKGLVTEVIKDLVQNQGKKYDVCVAIGPMIMMKFTCLVTKELGIPTVVSLNPVMVDGTGMCGACRVTVGGEVKFACVDGPEFDGHLVNFDEAMKRQMMYKSEEGRAVLKEREGDTHHGGCGLCGGNE, encoded by the coding sequence ATGTATAAGATTTTAAAAGCAGAGATGTTAGCTGACAAGATCTATCTGATGGATGTGGAAGCACATCGGATTGCCAAAGCCTGCCAGCCTGGAGAATTTGTTATTGTCAAGATGGATGACAGAGGAGAGAGAATTCCTCTTACCATCTGTGATTATGATCGTGAGAAGGGTAGCATTACTATCGTATTTCAGACAGTGGGTGCCAGCACAGAAAAGATGGCTGAATTAAAGACAGGAGACAGCTTTGCAGACGTGGTGGGACCTTTGGGCAATGCGTCTGAATTCGTGCACGATGATATAGAAGAACTGAAGAAAAAGAAATATTTATTTGTGGCCGGAGGTGTTGGAACGGCTCCGGTTTATCCCCAGGTAAAATGGATGAGAGAACACGGCATTGACGTGGATGTTATCATGGGGGCAAAGACCAAGGACTTATTAATTTTGGAAGATGCTATGAGAGAGCAGGCCGGAAATTTATATGTGACCACAGATGACGGCTCTTATGAAAGAAAGGGCCTGGTTACTGAGGTAATCAAGGACCTGGTTCAGAACCAGGGAAAAAAATACGATGTGTGCGTAGCCATCGGACCGATGATCATGATGAAATTCACCTGCCTTGTGACCAAGGAGCTGGGTATTCCGACCGTTGTCAGCTTAAACCCTGTTATGGTAGACGGAACCGGCATGTGCGGCGCCTGTCGTGTCACAGTTGGAGGAGAGGTGAAATTCGCCTGCGTGGATGGACCGGAGTTTGACGGCCACCTGGTTAATTTTGACGAGGCCATGAAGCGCCAGATGATGTATAAATCTGAAGAAGGGCGCGCAGTTTTAAAAGAGCGTGAAGGCGATACCCATCACGGCGGCTGCGGATTGTGTGGAGGTAACGAGTAA